From the Salminus brasiliensis chromosome 15, fSalBra1.hap2, whole genome shotgun sequence genome, the window TGGAAGACAGGCTGAAAATGTGCATAAGTTATGGGTTGTGTTGTCATGCATGAGAGAGAAGACTGGAGTACAGGAGAATGAAAGGGAGTATCCTTGTGCTGATCAGAAAGAGCACATCATGTTCAGTACCCACCATTATCTTGTGTGCATATCCATCGTTCATAGAGGAGGATGAGAGTAGGTATGatattcacattcattaatGTCAACTTTCAGGTATTAGAAAGTACATTTAGATCAAAATAGTTCAATAACTGAATTAAGGAATTAAGCTTTTGTGTCCAGAGATATAGTACCAGTAACTGTAACCAGTAACTGCAGTGGACATACATCATAGGTTCAGTATTCTTTAATTATAGGATATTTTCTAAACATATGATAATGACCGTTTGATCTTCATTGAGAGATTGAGTTAATAAATCAActaaagaactgtgttttaaAAATTAATTGTAAAATGTGATTGCAATATTTAGGACACTGTATGCTCATACCAATAGCTAGTATTTCcccctttacacacatttttataacTTTGTTTTTTGTACTACCAGTCTTTGACATTCCCACAGTCTCTGATGGGAAATGCATGTcatttgacatcaactgtggaaAGAGCtacctgtgatgacattttaagaTTATTGTGCTGAACTTGACAGCCTAAACTGCTAGCAGTTGCGgacgtaatttttttttttggacaatgGAATGCCTGATTTGAATGTTTTTGAGATTTTTAAAtcccttctcagatctgcatcTACAATCTCCTTTCTGAATGCCTTAGTGAGCTCTTTGGAACTTGTCATGGTAATGCCACTAAATGTAACAGTTAAAACCAAACcacatttttcatatttcttaAATTATTAGAAAGATTAAATGTCCCATTTTAATCACATGACTGTACTGTGTTTTGTTCATGAGGAATAGGGAGGTTTATTTAGATTTCAGCTAAAAAGTATACAGTGTGCTGTaatctttaataaaatgttatgaTATATTAAACGAAGAAGCTGATTTTATGCTCTGTGTAGTCGATTAGAATTTTGGTGTTTGTTCCTGCTACAGCTCTCGTCCAGGTCGGCCTCCGAAACGCGCTTATAGAACCAACATGCAGAAAAGTTCCCAGATTCTACAAAGATCTCCTGGCCTTCTCCCTGCAGCCGTGCTACCACCAAAAGGTACTGATAAAATAAATGCCTTATGTACAATATGATGTAGTTGTTTTAGTTTACAAGCATAGATAGACCTGATCACTGTTCTCACTAAAACCAAACTCGATATTGTCATTGTATTTGAAATGTAGATGATTATATTTACAGAGTGATGAGTGCTGTGATGATGTGGCAGACTTTTGTGGCCCATGTCAAAGTTTATATTGGGTCAGAAAAAATATCAAAGACCTCACATTAACTTTTGTCTGTTTCCAATAAACCAAACCAACAGACACAAACAACACAATTAAGAAgtgttttctccaaattcaacacaagaTGCCAATTTTTACAACTGCGGTTTCAGAATTCAGAAAAAGTTTACTGCGATATCTAGATGGTTTTACAAAATTATAATATCCTTTGTCTTCTGTAGTCCAGTGCAATCTCAATGTCTTGACTCCTCCCAAATCTACCTGAAGTTAACTCTTTTGCACTCCTAATAATAACCCCTTTTATTGAGACATGACATTCggcacatatatacacaaatgcCATGCAGACATTTCCTAGGAACCTGCTTAGACACCAGGAAAACCACACTGTCTGGTGAGCCCCAGTGTGTATTTAAATGagtaaattaaatttaaatgaatGCTTGCTGTTCCGTCAAATATTCCATTTGACATGGTCCCTTGTTTAAACTTGTTCCCCCCTTTGTAATTATACTGGATATAATAGACAATACTTTTCAAAATATTGAATTGAAGTTGGAAATTCTAAATTACACTACCTGTGTAACAAGCATTTGGTTTGTCATTTTAATTTGCTCAATTCAGAGGTCTAAGGTTTACTTGAATATCTCAAATACATGCAGATGGTATATCTGGACACTGTATATACTTAAAGGTTAACAGTGAGGTGAGTCAGCTTACCTTTTTCTATACATACCTTCCTGGAAGAATGCACTGGTATTGTGTGTTGGGGAAAGGTGACCTTGTAAAAAGAAATCAGTCAGCAGGTAGACACGTCTGAATTTGGAGGGAACACAGAGGGTTGTCCCTacggagagagagaatgagcagTCTTCTAAGTCGCTAATCAATACCACAGTGCAGGTATCCAAGGCAACCAAGGATAGAGCACTTGGTTTGGCTAACTGTTGTTGTGGTGGGGCGGTTGATTAAAAAATGTGATAATGCCTACACAGCTATGTTGTAAGTTTTGgtgtataaataaaaagttgTTTCCATGTTTCCATCTCTAGTCTGATGTGTATCACCTTAATTTGGGCTTTTCTGACTTGGTCTTATCTGACTTAATTACTGATTTTATGAtacaaattatatttttattaaaaccattaaGTGAGAGATCCCATCATGTAGATTTATTTTAGCATTTTCCATTTAGAAACATTACAGACATTTGTCTAAGCTGTAGCACTGACTAAAGCAATGAAGTTACAGTAGATAAGGATGATGATTTACAATGGGGACAGGTACACAGTTGGTGTtggattatttttttacatccaTACAAACGTTTGATTACAGTCTAATATATCCAAAGCCGTTGTTTCAAGAGAATCAGTGTTGTTCACCTCACTTGTGAATGTTCATAAtgactcatttttttttatttatttaattgttcaCTTGACTTGCTTTTGTACTGTTTCCACTCCACAAATtcacaataataacattaaatagCTTGTCTAGCGTCATAATCATTTTCAAATTCTCTACATTATTTCCCACTTTTTGACCATGACTGTAGGTCTGGATAATTGCATTATTGTAAAGCATAATTATGTGAGAATttatattgcttttttttttttaattatattgttTTGCTCCTGAAGGTACCCTTTTGGTGTAATACAGTTTGTTTAAAAATCAAATTGGACACTAAAAGTAATTTAGAGGAATAGCACAAGAACAGCAACCTTAATATTTTTGAAatatcaaaaaacaacaacaaaggaaTCACTATCTAAAGGTGATTACAAGTGCTTCAGTGAATTTTAATAATTAGATCCAAGACAGTTTGACAACACAAATATATGTCTCCTTCTTTATCACTTTATCAGATCTACCTTTCAAGATGATGTCTCATTCCCTACTTCCTGTTAACCTCCCTCGGACCCCTGTTGCCTTGGTGATGAACCACTTGAACACAATGGCCAACATGGTCAACAGTTCACGGCTGCAGAATTCAAACTCTAAACCTATGTCTGTAATCAAGGTAGGGCTCACACATTCTCACAGTGGTGTTAGATCACCATAATATAATTTTAACTTCATATTACTTTATAATACAGTTTGCTCCTTCTGTTGCCGTATAGCCCCCCTTGAAATGATCATATTTACACTAATAGTGCGTACTACCTATTGTATGTGCTTCTGCGTGCACCAAACCATGACTTATGTACTATGGCAGTTTGTATTAATACACATACCATGACATCCCTAGTGTCCACCCTTTACCCTTGTTACAGCTTCAATTTCTTTCAGGGACTTGGCTTAAGGTACTTCTGGCCATCTAAGTCACgccaaacacatttaaataaagcAAATGCTTATTTCTTTAAGTCTTACACAGCTGAAAGCGAGCATTTTCAGTGGTGTACCAGGCCTTGCAAGATCATTAGAAGTCCCATTTATCTGTATCTTTTCTGTATCTACTTGTTTCACTTGGTTTCCATTGGCATTAACATTGTTAAATTTAGTCTAAACTTGAAGAactttattttgacagaaataaatgtattaatgaatTTAACATTTTCTAGGCTTTTGTCCTTTTGCAACAGAAGGAGTGTTCTGAGGACAAGCCATCTGTGGCGTCCATTGTGGATGGAATGACTGTATCCAGAATTAATTATTCACACAAACAGAAAAGCAGTCCTTCCAGCAGCCcgaaatatacatacatacattctcCACAAAGCGCATGTGAGTCACTACTAACTAATAAggatgtaaaaaataaatctgtaGGTGGTGATCTGCATCCATTTTACAatgtattaaatacatttcacaaGTGTGCTTTTATACTACAAGAAAACGAAAGCAATATGCAAATAATAActatattgtgtattttaatataaatattcaaaatatgAACATATCCTTATACACTTTTTCCAAAGTATGAAATTGAACTACATTTTGGTGAAATTGTAAATTCCATGTTGCTCCAACGAATCTCCTAAAAACTGAATTTAGTTGAGTTACACACATGCCTAAAACACCCTTCTAAAATACTCATGCCTGTTTATCTACAGCACTGAACACTTCTGAGGAGCAAAGAGAGAGGGAATCAGGTTGCACCAGATTTTCTATGGATGCAGGTACGCAAAGCTGAAACCTATAATTAAATACTATTCAACAAAAGCACAGTTTTTGCAATATTACGTTATAGTGCATAATCACAAGGTTATGGATGTTGGCATTTCTACATGAGTACAGTCTAACCAGACATTACTTCTGAAGACTTCAACCACAGGAAAAATTGGTAACACAACCCATGAGATAAATGGAAGCTCCTGATCTCTAGTGGATTATTAAACACAGAGACATTAGTGCCATTGCCAGGATCTTAGAGATAATGTTATTAAATCTTCTAGAATGTTGTTCTCCCAAGAGAAAATCCATGGGGAACCTGGACAGTCAAGATGACAGTACTATGGCTTATAATAATGAAAAGAAATCCTATGTAGGACAGTGGAGGAACCTAGGCGGTGATTCTGAATTGTAAATCTGGTGTTACTCTGAGCAGCTAGATGGAATACTAGCATTATGAATCTAAAACTATAAAATGAATATAAGTTGTCTTGCACTGTGCAACAGATATTAATGTGTTATAAatataaactgctttaaaacattttgaaaaTATTTCGGAAATTAAAAgtgttatttgttatttaagTGAAAACACCTTTAATAGCTTTTTAACACTTTCTTTGGTTTTGAATATTTTTGGAAGCTACACAATATGTGCCTGAATCCTGCCCATTTTATTCTTTTGCAAAAACTTTATTTTCTAAGTAGTCTGAACCTGTTAGTCCCTTGGTGTTTTCTCATAGTCGTCCATCAGGGAGTTCAAACAGTCAAAAGCAGATCCATGAGAACAGATATCCCCAGAGACCAGAGAGACATAAAAATACAACATACTCAGATAAATGGAATATATTTGAACGTTTATATAAACACCATTCTGTTCCAGCCAAAGCCATAGATTTTGTCAATCTCTTAATGTTTTCCTGCAGAGTAAATTACATGTGCATGTTATTTGCACTTCACATAgtaagtcattgtacataataTTACCACTTTGTCAGTTGTCACGTTGTTGGTGGTTTACTTCTTTGGCGTGTCTTAACACCAAAAGTTTTTAATTGTGTGAGTTTAACAGTCTTTAACCAAGGTAGATGTTAAAACTCAGTAGTACTACTTTTTTCCCTCTTTAAATCAAGATGATCCAATAGCACCTGGATACTGAAAACTTCGTTTTGTTTTAATATACTGTCTGTGAGCCTTTTCGCAGCATTTATGAATACAATTCCTCTCATCTTTTTACACATGTTTAATCATATAAAAAGTAGGACAGCTTTTGTTACAGCTATTGAAATACACTTGTGGCAATTCATGTAAAACCGACATGATTCACATGTTAGCTGTACTGCTGTAATAAATCTGTAAGAGTGCCAACACAACCTGTAGTTTTACACTATATGTACTTTACATGGACTGTTTATATGTAACTAGACAGTTATTAGATACACTCCATATAAAATAGTTTTACATTACAACATTTTAGCATATGGTTAAAGTAGGGGAGTTGATTTTTTTCTGTAGCTTGTGAACTAAGTGTCTAATAAgtgtctttttctcttttattgtctgtctttctgtgtttAGTTGAGAAAAATTCAGTTCAAGCATTGGTCACTGGATTCCCTGCTGCGTTCCTATACACTGACAGCTTGTCTGTGGAGACACTTCTTACAAACATCCAGGTAGAGTGACGGATAAGCCTACATGAAAacacttattaaaaaaacatctgcaCCTTTTTTATCTTGTATCTCTGTGTGTGAATTAGGGCTTGCTAAAGGTGGCTCTGGAGAATGCCCGAGTGCAGGAGAATCAGCTCCAGCAGGAAAGAAGAGATCTGAAGTTGGAGCTCTACAGAGAACGGGAGATAAGGGAGAACTTGGAGAGACAGCTCACCACTGAACTACATAGTCGAGGTGTGTATTTGGTGTAGTTCTAAATAGGGCCTCTAGAAATGCTCTGGTATTGTTGTTATGCAACCTAGGCGAGCCATGCAGCTTTGCCCCCTCACAGTTTAAACATCTTCTCTTTGTCACGTATTCACTGGAAATTCTAAGATAGCAGGCAGACGAATATATCACCTTAATGCCAAGTACATATAGTGTCTATAAGAACTACAGGTTTACAAAGCATCCCTACTAATGATTAAGAAAGGCTGCTCCATACCTGTTCTAGACGTGAAGCCAATGTGACATAATTGCGGACAAAATGGCGCCAAGTACACAGTTGCGCACTTGGTATTAACCAGCCTTTAACATGAATACACAACAGTCATGGGAGTTTTGATGTTTTTGGCGGCCAATCGTCTTGAATTACGCATGTGTTTTCTCTTCAGGTACTTGTGCATCGTTTGCAGAGTGTGTAAACCACCCTTTTGTTTCGTGCTAATTTTTTATTTCATACTTTCGATTTAAACTTAAGTGTTTTAGAGACATAAAAACTACTAAAGGAGAAAGTATTCTGATCTTGGCATTTCCTGTCTGATCTAGTATCTGGTattctcattttttttgtttgcccTGGTATTCTGATTCTATTTTGTTTATTCTTGTCCCAGCCTTAGCCCCCCTGTTTTGCCAAAGAGCTTGTTAGGAAACTTGTTAGTTGTGTTGATTTATGAGCTATGTTCGTGTTTGATtcgtttattgcaaacagctaaaagtTTGTGTATTTGCTATATTATAATTTGCAATTATACTGAAATATTTCGTCTTTAAATGAGATGGCCCCTCAGGTccattttatgtttaaatatgtttgatAATTCTCCTTTACTTTACTCATTCCCAGCCACTATTCAGCGACGtctaaaaaaggagaagaaggagaaaaggaGGCTGCAGGAAGCCCTGCAGTTTGAGTTTAGGAGAAGAGAGCAAGTGGAGCAAGCCTTTCAGCACTCTGCCTCACACATATTCCCACATGGTGAGATGTGCATACTTACACATCCCAGTGGAGAGGAAATAGTTTTTTGGAGTAGAGTACATGTAATCTGTTAACACagatgtattatttttaaagcagacCACATAGATGCAGTTGGTATGGATGTGGAAGTGGAGCACATCAGAGCCCCAGAGGAGAATCACACATTACAAGGTAGCAAACAGAACACTAACTGACTTATTTATTGACCATTTTAAAGAAgtcagtaaaataaaagttaggGGAAATTTTAAAATAAGAAATGCCAACAAGCGGTTGGGTTATGGATTTGAATAGGGCCACAGAGGAcaaataataatgagaaatataACATATGGTGATgagtatgtaaatgtatatcaCTGTCCTTTCTATTTAAAGATACCTTTAAACCTTTCAACCTTCCATACCATTAATTGCtttgtttctgttgttgttgaccaaacctttcttttttagttaatataataatatatcatataatataataataatataatatatacaataaattattattataatgtatttgTTTAACATTGTTTCCTCTTGTAATTGTGCTTCACAGAGACAAATGTCTGTAAAAAGAACACAGAAAGtacagagaaatgaagagaggcGCAATTGGGAATTTGAAGCGGCTGTCCTCATCACAGTGCTTGGACATTTCACTCCCCtacattataaaataatttcaaagtgaaataaaaaacaatagagAACGTTTTACTTAAGACATTACATCACACATTACAAGGCACATTACATGGACGAAAAAACAATAATGTCTGACAATGCTTTTTTATATTCAGTGAtctgtttcttctttgtgtCTCATACTTCTtatatgcaggattttaattaaataatttctttaaatcattgttttgtttagaaatgtaatgtttgtttgCCTTAAAAGGCTATTGACAGTCACATGCATAGACACAAAGTTGGTAATTAACCAGTCACTCACTTTACTTCATGACAGGAATCAGGGTGAGCTGATGTAATGGAAGTCAACCATGTTGTTATAGACAGTCCCAGTGATGGGGCACAACCTTCTTATTCTTACTCCACACCGGAGGACCAAATTGTGTTTCTGAAACAAGTTGAAAGTCATTTCCGCCTTACAATTTACCTACAGTGTATGTTGTCACTTCTTGCAAGTACACATTTCTATATTTGAATAGTCCTTAGTATATTTCTGCATGCCCTTTGCAGAGTGTTTCAGTTTTGCTGGAATGTTAAAGTCTAATTTCATGGTTGCATGTTTTTTCATTGCATAATTAAAGAAATGGTTTCCTCTAACCCCAAACATAACTGTTGGTTGGAGCAAGACATGTTTTTTTGTCTAAAGTGTGATAGACACATTGATAGACACACTGAAGCGACAAGCAGTAGTTGCATCAGAATTGTCATTTTACATGAGCACAACAATTAAGGGGATGTCCAAAACTAATCATATTCAGGTCAATCCACTACATTTAAGAAATAGTCAAAATGTTTAGATTTTTCAGTGATCCAGTGAAATAACCTGTTATACAGATACTTcagcgtatatatatatatatatatatatatatatatatatatatatatatgtatatataaacatttggGGCATACACAAATAGTTCAAAAACTTTATGATACAAGTAAATATTGCTTACACTGTTTACTTCAGCAACTATGAGTTTTTACAAACCATATTCGAGTTGCATTATGTCCCTAGTTGTGGAACATTTCTTTAAAATGGTGCAACATTGCTTTGAATAGTTTTAAAGAGGCAATTAAACTAAACACATCCTTGTGTTTGGCATGATTATGTCAATGTTATGTAGCAGGGTGTTATGTGTTATGTGTTATGCAATGCTGTAATGAATGAACTGATgagatcatttttattttatttatttttattaattctgACTATGTATTAAAGGGCTGTATTCTGGGTGGTGCTAGTTAAGGGATGACACTCTAAGTCTTAGTATAATAATCCTGTTTTATATAActataaaaaataagtaaataaaatctgtgtattTTTACTTAATTCCCAGTGGAATTAGAAGCCCTGTCTAAAGAGGGGCAAATGTTTTACTGGTGAAAGATGTCATGGGAACAGGCTGATGACAAGATCaaaatagatttttttcctCCACTCCACATATCAATGGAAAGAGACTGAGacctcaatgttttttttagatatgTTGGCAGGaaatggtagtgtgtgtgttgctggtaTAAGTGCATTAGAAAAGGGTGTTGCTTGAGTTTTTACATAGTTCACTGTCACTTAAACCAGTTCTCTTTGTGTGGGTTTTGTTTGCAAGGATTCACATTTTTACATGAATTGCAGTCAACACAACAAAAGTGGAGTCTACTTGATGAATAGGCTAGCTACTTAGACTTGTCTATTGTCAGTATTTCAGTGTAGcataaattttaaaaaaactcctAGACATCTGAACTTTTGTTGTAACAATTGTGTTACATCAGTCTAAGGGATGA encodes:
- the dachb gene encoding dachshund b isoform X1, which encodes MEVSAILPMISPVCPLSATPFRSDPFCFSPPVSPSRAPAGSPNCATATECKLVEVRGLKVASFSVDGQELICLPQVFELFLKHLVGGLHTVYTKLKRLRARPVVCTVEQVRVLRGVGAIQPGVNRCKLISRTDFEALYNDCTSASSRPGRPPKRAYRTNMQKSSQILQRSPGLLPAAVLPPKDLPFKMMSHSLLPVNLPRTPVALVMNHLNTMANMVNSSRLQNSNSKPMSVIKAFVLLQQKECSEDKPSVASIVDGMTVSRINYSHKQKSSPSSSPKYTYIHSPQSASLNTSEEQRERESGCTRFSMDAVEKNSVQALVTGFPAAFLYTDSLSVETLLTNIQGLLKVALENARVQENQLQQERRDLKLELYREREIRENLERQLTTELHSRATIQRRLKKEKKEKRRLQEALQFEFRRREQVEQAFQHSASHIFPHADHIDAVGMDVEVEHIRAPEENHTLQETNVCKKNTESTEK
- the dachb gene encoding dachshund b isoform X3, producing MEVSAILPMISPVCPLSATPFRSDPFCFSPPVSPSRAPAGSPNCATATECKLVEVRGLKVASFSVDGQELICLPQVFELFLKHLVGGLHTVYTKLKRLRARPVVCTVEQVRVLRGVGAIQPGVNRCKLISRTDFEALYNDCTSASSRPGRPPKRAYRTNMQKSSQILQRSPGLLPAAVLPPKDLPFKMMSHSLLPVNLPRTPVALVMNHLNTMANMVNSSRLQNSNSKPMSVIKKECSEDKPSVASIVDGMTVSRINYSHKQKSSPSSSPKYTYIHSPQSASLNTSEEQRERESGCTRFSMDAVEKNSVQALVTGFPAAFLYTDSLSVETLLTNIQGLLKVALENARVQENQLQQERRDLKLELYREREIRENLERQLTTELHSRATIQRRLKKEKKEKRRLQEALQFEFRRREQVEQAFQHSASHIFPHADHIDAVGMDVEVEHIRAPEENHTLQETNVCKKNTESTEK
- the dachb gene encoding dachshund b isoform X4; the protein is MEVSAILPMISPVCPLSATPFRSDPFCFSPPVSPSRAPAGSPNCATATECKLVEVRGLKVASFSVDGQELICLPQVFELFLKHLVGGLHTVYTKLKRLRARPVVCTVEQVRVLRGVGAIQPGVNRCKLISRTDFEALYNDCTSASSRPGRPPKRAYRTNMQKSSQILQRSPGLLPAAVLPPKDLPFKMMSHSLLPVNLPRTPVALVMNHLNTMANMVNSSRLQNSNSKPMSVIKECSEDKPSVASIVDGMTVSRINYSHKQKSSPSSSPKYTYIHSPQSASLNTSEEQRERESGCTRFSMDAVEKNSVQALVTGFPAAFLYTDSLSVETLLTNIQGLLKVALENARVQENQLQQERRDLKLELYREREIRENLERQLTTELHSRATIQRRLKKEKKEKRRLQEALQFEFRRREQVEQAFQHSASHIFPHADHIDAVGMDVEVEHIRAPEENHTLQETNVCKKNTESTEK
- the dachb gene encoding dachshund b isoform X2; this encodes MEVSAILPMISPVCPLSATPFRSDPFCFSPPVSPSRAPAGSPNCATATECKLVEVRGLKVASFSVDGQELICLPQVFELFLKHLVGGLHTVYTKLKRLRARPVVCTVEQVRVLRGVGAIQPGVNRCKLISRTDFEALYNDCTSASSRPGRPPKRAYRTNMQKSSQILQRSPGLLPAAVLPPKDLPFKMMSHSLLPVNLPRTPVALVMNHLNTMANMVNSSRLQNSNSKPMSVIKAFVLLQQKECSEDKPSVASIVDGMTVSRINYSHKQKSSPSSSPKYTYIHSPQSASLNTSEEQRERESGCTRFSMDAVEKNSVQALVTGFPAAFLYTDSLSVETLLTNIQGLLKVALENARVQENQLQQERRDLKLELYREREIRENLERQLTTELHSRATIQRRLKKEKKEKRRLQEALQFEFRRREQVEQAFQHSASHIFPHDHIDAVGMDVEVEHIRAPEENHTLQETNVCKKNTESTEK